CGATGGTGTTGAACAGCGCGGCGGTAAGCCAGGCGACCTCGGCGCCGTGGGCCGCCACGGTGCGCGCGATGCCGGAGCCGGTTGGCACGAGTTCGTCGTGAACGATGCAGGTGCCACCGTTGAGCAGTGGTGCGAAAATCTCAAAGGTGGACGCATCGAAGCCGAGCGGCGCGGCATGCAACACCTTCGGCGCACCGAAGTCGATGTAGTCGCTCTTCCTGACCAGGCTCAGGATCGAGCGATGGCGTATCTCAACCCCTTTGGGTTTGCCAGTCGAGCCGGATGTGTACATCGCATAGGCGATGTCCTCGGCGGCACACATGGCTTGGCTGCCGGTAGCGCGATGGCCGCCAACGGCGCCCGGTGCGGCGTCTTTGTCTCCACTCAACACTGCGTAGGTGAGGACCGGTCTGTCCACGCAGGTGGTGTCCTCGGCGGCTGTCACCACCACCGCCGCGACATCCGCATCCGCGAGCGCGAAAGCGATGCGCTCTTCGGGCCAGCGCCTGTCCAGCGGTAGGTAGGCCGCACCAGCCTTCAGGATACCGAGCAGCACCACGACCCCCGACACCGAGCGATCCATCAAGACGGCGATGTACCCGCCATGCGGCACGCCCGCCGCCATTAACCCCGCCGCGACGCGATCGCTGCGTTCGTCCAGTTCCGCATACGTCAACGACAGCGCCGTGGAGGCCAGGGCCAGGCGATCCGGGAACGTGGCCGCCATCTGGGTGAAGCAGCCGTGCACGGTGATGCTCGCGAAGCGGCTGTCGGCACGTGCGTCCATCACCGCCATACCTCATCGGCATGGCGGTGACGAAACGGTATAGACCGGATGGCCGAGGGACGCATGGCCGCCCGGTGCCGCGCCACCCGTGCGCCGCTCTGAACTGCCAGGCAGGTCGTTCTTCCTTGCGACCCACCCGACATGCCATCGGCTTTCATACGCGTCCCCCGTGCTACGCCTCGGGCGGTAAGCCGTTGCGCGTCGTTGACGTATTTATAGACGTGGCACGGAGACTGGCATATACAACTGGCGCGCTAGCCAGCGTGGGCAAATGGCCGATGGCGACCGATTCGACCGATCATGCAAGACATCGTTTCGTCGTCGTCAGGCGATCCGCCGGATGCGGATATTGCGGAGAGCGAAGTCGTTGCCCAAGCCGGTGCCGCGCTCGTTCGAGAACTCGATCTTCAAGGACGTGCCCGTGGCGACGACCGTCGCGGGACCGATACTCACGATGCCATTCAGTGTGACGGAACGAATGATGGGCTGACTGTTTGCGTATACCGATATGATCGCAGGATTGGTCGCACCACTTTCGCCACGCGCGACAACCTCGTAGCTGGCGCCATAGGTGACCGTGAAAGTCCGCGAAATAACCGTACCCGAGAAGTTCCCGCCACCATCCGTACTGTTGAAGAACGCGGTTCCGCCATCCGCCATGTAGGCCGGACCGCCAGAGCGCGCGCCAGGGCCGGGCGACCAGCCCTGATAAGACGGCCCGGCGAACGTGGTGAGGTCGTCCAGCCAGGGTTCGGGCGCCGTCACCTGGACGGTGTAGCTGCCCGAATGGTTTGCCGAATCGCTGGCCATGATGTTGGTCGTACCGGCGGATAGCGCGGTAACGAGGCCGTTGGCGGTGCCGACGGTTGCGACGCGGGTGTTGCCGGACGTATAGCGGTAAGGCGGCACACCTCCTGTCGCCTGCCGCTGGCGACTGCCACCGACCAGCAGGCTCATGGGGGCGGGATCGATGTAAAACGCCGGTGCAAGGCGTAAGGTCAGCTCGAGCAACCGGAATTCGACGCTGCCGGTTTTTTCGGTCGACTCATCGAAGGCCACATGGAGTCTTACCCTGATCGTGGTTCCCGTGCGCAGGCTTTCCAGCCAGCTACGCGGCAGGGCCTTGCTCAATCCATTGCTTATGTCGGATGCACCGACGTTGGCCGCCGTCAACAAGGTAAGCGTGGTGGCACGGCCGTCGGCCAGTATGCCATCGACTGCCAGCCAGAGCTTCTGGCCCACGGCTATCAGCGGCCAGGCCGTGCACGTAATGGCGGTGTCACCAGCAAACGACTCGAGATCGAGTTGGTCGCCGTTGGCGTCGGCGATGGCCGGTCGTGGCAACCGCGCATCCTGATTCCCTGGCTTCGACACGTTGAGTTTCAACGTGGGTGACATGGCGTCGGTCGCCCTTGCGCCGTGGCGACCTTGAAGGTTGGGCGTCGGGCGAGCGGCTTGGTTATTCATGATCACGATGCTTCCTTGCATGATGCATGTAGGTGGTGGATGGGCGCAGGGCGGCCGCCAGCCTGTTCGAGTTCAGCCGTCTGGATAGAACGAAATACGATTCATGTCCTGGGGTTGACGTTTCTCATGTTCATTGCGCTTTCTTGTGCTTGATTAATGACGTGATTAGCCAACAGACTGCTTTGTGAAAAGCGTACGATTACGCGTTCTTACTATCTGTGGGGTCATGATCTGTAAATCCCTCAATGATAGGTCATGCGCGGAACAAGATATTGTCTATGTAAAGTGATCCGTAACTCGATACAGTAAATATCAACCTGCTTATAACGCGACGCACGGGGGATGAATACCGGCCTTGGCCCTTGAGAAGAACTTGTTCGACGGTTCCGTCTGCAAAATATATGTATACGCTGCAGGGATACTCTTTTGGAGCCTGATTGTCGTCGTAGTCGAAGGCTATCGAGCGAGTTGTCCTCTTTGGAGTAACGTATGTTTGCGCGGTTATAGGATGACTATAAACAGCATAAACGTTGAGCAACTTTCCGGCAGTTCCGCGTTCGCTGATGGCAGCACAGTTAAGGCCTGTCGGCGGGGGCGCCAACGTGCACAATGGGCGATCCACCAGCTTGACGATGGCTCCAACTGGCGCTGTTTCAAAATCTTCCAGGCCGCCGCCGCTACGAAGCGTATAGCTCGCTAGCGGGAAATTGATTTTGTCGAAGGTGTCGGTCGATCCGTTCAAGGTGGCTGCGAGTCTTACCGTGACGGAGCTACCGTCGCGCAGACTTTCCAGCCACGTCCGCGGCAGGGGAAGGCTCAGTCCGTTACGAACCTGCGCCGCCGTGACGGCGGATGCTGTCAACAGGGCGCGCGTTGTCGCGGTCCCGTCGTCGAGCGTGCCATCGACGTCGAGCCACACTTTCTGCCCGACGGCGATGAGTGGCCAGGGCGCGCAGGTGATCGTAGTGTCGTCGGGGAACACGCCGAGGTCGAGCTCCTCGCCATTGGCGTCGGTGATTGCCGGACGCGGTAGCCGCGTGTCGGAGGCGCCGGGCTTCAGCACGTTGAGGTTCAACGCGGGCGATACGTTGCCAGTGGCCCTGGCACCGGAGATGACTGAATCAAGGGCCGCATGGTCCTGTTGGTCATTCATGGTGGTCATGACGATTCCTTGCCGTGGTATGGAAAAACGCGTGAAAGCGGTATATTTCGCGAAGTGAGGTGCTCAGGCCGCGTCGAATGCCTCGACGCGGCCATCGACGGGTGGTTACTCCTGCGCCTTGTTGAATGAACGACTGAACGCGGTCGGCGACGTGCTACGCGTGCCATTCCTAACCACCGTGTAGCTCACGCTAACCTGGTCGCCAAAGTTGAAGGGCAGCACGCTAGACGGCACGTTAAACGTCATACCGCCCGGATTTCCGCTTTGCTCCGCGGTCACATACGACCCACGCGGGTCGGCTCCGGTCGTGCTGTCCGTCCAGGCGACGGTGACGGCATCGGTTGTTTTGATTTGCGAGTTTGCCGGCACTTTCACCGTGACGCCGTTGGGTGCGTCGAACGGATCGAGCTGCGATCCCTCGGCCTGCTGCACGGTCGGTGCGCGCAAATCGCGCAACGCACGTTGGACGGCAAGCGTAAGGACTTCCGATGGCCGGGGAATGCCATTGGCCGCCGTTATCGAGTACTGGAACATGGCCCGACCGCCATCGACAGGCTGAAGCGTCGTCGCCGGGCACTGGAAGACGATGGGGTCCTTGAGATCGGCTGCGGTCAGCGCACGGCTGTCGCTCCAGGTGGGCCGGGTATCGCCGAGCACGCCTTCCACGGACACGGTAACCGTGTCGCCGCCATGGATGTCGTTCGGGTCGAACGGAACGTCAACCTCGATGGCGCCGCCGACATAGAAGGGATCGAGCACGCCATCGCTGGACTCGGGGACGCGCGGCGCGGGCAGGTTGGCCACGGACCCGATGACGAAGTTGTAAGCGCTGGATGTGGCGCTGTATCCGGGCGCGGTGACGGTGTAGGTCGCCGACACCTGGCTGTTGGCATTGGGCTGGATGAAGCCTGCTGAGGTGAGATTGAAACTCGGCGGCTGGGCGGGGTTGCCGATGGGGATCGTCTGCTTGAACGGCACCCGTCCCTGGATGTTGGCTTCGACCGAGGTTCCCCTGGTCAGACGCGGGATGACCAGGTGGGCGAGCAGCGTGTTCAGGGGGAGGACACCGTTGATCGCTTCGGGCACGGACGGTGGTGACAAGTCGGGCGCCGCCGCACTGTTGACGACATCGAGCGTGATCGGGTCCGATTCGCTGATGGCGAAAACGACATTTTCCGTACCGAACGTCTCCACCTGATAGGAGATGCGGACCTGACCACCGACCAGTTGGATGATGTCCTCATAGGGAAGCACGCCGTAGGTATCGTTGACGCCATCCGCGTACCCGCTGGCCTCGCCCTGCAGGTTGCCGCTCCAGCGGAAGGTGACCAGGCTGCCGGCGGGTATGCGCTCGGGCTGCGATGGTGCGGCAATGAGTGCGCCGGCAGGGTGGGCGGCTGCGTCCAGCACGTTGCCTGGTGTGCCTTCCACCCACGGGAGGTCCAGACCGACCGCCTTGCCTTCCACGCTGATGCTGCGCCGGCGCGACACCACCCGCGCGCCCGAGGTACGTTCGAGCGTGTAGGAGACGCTGACCCGACCCTCGCCCAGCACCTCCGCCTGTTCGTACGGCACTTGGAAGGCGAGGGTGCCATTGTCACGGGTTACCGACTTCCAGGCCGTCTCATAAGGGGGTACGGGTTGCTCACCGGCCGCGACGCCGGCCCAGCGTACGAAGATACGTTCGCCCGCCTTGCCGCCATGCGCCTCGGCAAGTACGGTCACTGGATTCCGGTCGAGATCCACCAGCCGCAGCACCAGCCCGGCGTCGTCGACGGTGCCCTCGACCCAGGGTGGCGTGGGCGCATCCGGGTCGTCGATCGGCACATCGACCACCCGGTACGGTGCCCACAGCGAGTTGTTGCTGACCAGGTCGAGGATGCGATAGGTGATCTGCGCGTCGCCGCCGCCGGCCGAACGAATGGTTTCCTCATCGATCGGAATCTCGAACTCGCTCTTGCCCAGGTCGGCACCTGTCAGTGGAGCCAAGTCCACGAACTTGCCATGCCACGACACGCGGATGCGGTCGCCCTCGGCAACGTTCTCGTAGCTGGGTACGACGACCCGTACATCGCTGATGTCGCCAATGAGCGGCGAAGGGCGGACGAGCGCGATGGCGAGGTTCTCGTTGATCGTTTCCGTGTCCGGTTGGGTGTCGACCCCTCCCGGTCGTTTCGTCTTCACGCGCACGGTCAGCGGTGGCGATACTTGTGGGTTGCCCAGGGCGGAGACGACGCGGACAAAAACGTCGTGAACACCGTCGCCCAGCGCGCGGATTCCTTCGGGAAACACCGGCACCGGGATCGGTTTGTTGGCATCCGTGGCGGACATGTCACGCTCGCCGACGACAGTCTGGGCGGCGCCCCAGAGAATCTGCGCCTGATCCCCGTCCTTGAAAAGGTCCCAGGGGCCGACGATGACGGTGACCGGGGCGACCGCGCCTTCGCCCACATCGCGGACACCGAGGCCGCCGTTGTTTTCGACTTCGTGAATAAGCGGTGCGGGCAGGCCGGTAAAAACACCATTGAGGATGGGCATGACGATCTCCTTGAGGATGGAACAGGACTTCAGAGCGTGCGTACGTCGACGTAAACCACGTCCTGCTTGGCGAATCCGGTGCCGACGGCGTTGCTGATCGTGTAGTCGAAGGTCGCCCTGCCGAACACGATCGGCAGGAGGAATCCGGCGTCGACGGTGATGTCCACATAGGCGCGATTCACGCTCGGCGGGCTGCTGGGTGGCGGCTTGGGCCAGGTGTTGTCGGGCCGGGACGACATGTCGGAAGCCGTGATTTCGTGCTCGCCGGACGTATCGGTGCCAGGTATCGGCTCACCCGATTCACCCAGCCCCTGGAAGCGCCAGCGGATGACGTCGCCCGCGCCGACGCTCGGCTGGTCCAGCCGTATGCGCACGGGCGTGCCGTCGATCACGTCGCTGAGGGTGATGGAATACACGCGTGATCCGACCCACTCCACGAACGTGGCATCGAGCAAGAGCTCGCCTTCGCCCGGCACCTGGCGGTAGTCCTCGACGCTGACGGATCGATCGGGTGACATCGCCACATTGCAAAACGGGACGGTCGCAAGCGCGCGCGAGGCGGTATAGCGGACCGGCCAGGTACCGGGACTGTGCGCACGCAGGACCTCGCTGGGTATGCGCAGCACGACATCACGCCGGGGGTCGCCCACGACGATATCCGCACCGATGCGATCGTCCGCCCAGAACAACTGGATGCGGTCGCCGGCAGCAAACGCCTGTATGCCGGGCGCCCCCGGTATTTCCCACACGATGGTCGCCGTGGCGTCCTGCGTCACGTCCTCCGCACGGATCACGTTGGCCGGATCGCCGCTCGCTCCACGCACGTCGGGCAACGGCATGTTCTCGTGCACGGGCGTCAACGGATCGGGATCCGAACCGCCCGGCCCGAACAGGTTGATGGCGGGGCGTGCGGGCTCCGTAGGGGTACCGATCACGGTGACGCCGCGCTCCACACGGTAGTCGACGCATGCCGGCACATTGCGGTCGGTGTCACCGCTCGCCGCCAACCAGTCGGTGTACACATCGTCGTAAGGCGAGGTGAGCAGCATCAGCGGATCCCTGCCTTCCTGGGTCGGCAGGACGGGGATAGGCACTGACACATGCGCGTTCCAGAGCAATACGATCAAGTCGCCCGCCCTGATCGCCGCATTGCCCGGGATGACGACCGTCACGCCACCGTCGACGCGGGCATCGTCGCTGGTGACGAGGCCATCCGCAGCGGCCGGGACCGTGGGCGGCAGGAGGTCATCGATATGCTCGGACAGCCGCACGTCCAGATCGACGCTGGCCGGCTGTTGTGACACATTGCCCGCGCGGTCGGCGACCAGATAGCTGAACGCGTGACGTCCGCCATCGATCGTTTCCAGCAAGGCGGCCGGAAACCGCACTTCGATATCCGTGCCGACGTCGGCTTCGCGCAACTCGTAGATGTCGGAAAGCAGCAGCGGATCGTCGTCGATACGCCCCTGGATCCAGTCGCCCGCCGCGGAGGTGGCATAGCCTTTGACGATGGCGGGCAGGTGGCGGTTGCCCGTGCCGTCATCCACCAGGGTGTCGGGCGTCACACCGTAGGCGATCACGCGGGGGTCGAACGAAAGCGCTGCGAGCGAATCGCGGCCGGGCCGTACGATATCGGTAATGAACGTCTGGTCGGTAGGGCCATACTCGTTGCTGCCGCTGCCCGAACCGTAGTACACCTCGTAGTTGATGCGAACGACGCGACGGTCTTCGACGGAGCTCAGGGGCCGGTCAGCCGCGGCCAGCACGAGGTTCAGCGTCTCGCCTGGCTGATGCCGATCGAGCGCCGTGATGTCACCGACGCGCCGCTCATCGATCGTCAGCTGCAGGGTATCCCCGGGTTCGGCGTCGTAGGAAAGCGGGAACGGAAGGCTGAGAACGATGGCCTCGTCCCGGACCGATGCTTTCAGCAAATGGTCGGGAGCGAGATAGGAGGGCAGGCGGGCAAGTGCTGCTTCGGGGAAGACCAGCCGTGGGCTGAAGGCATCAGGAGCGGATCGCGGTTCGGTGTCGTCATGCATAGCGCCTCCGTGCGCCTGGGACCGTCGCATGACGACGGTCCCAGCATGCGTGTTGCAGTTTCAGCCGGGCAGATCGCCGCGGGGATCAAGATCGACGAGGAGCACGTCGGACGTGACCGGACGGTCCGGCGCCTGGGCCGATGTCACCGTGTAGGTCAGATGAGCGTGCAGAGCCTGCGTTGGATAGTCGAAGCGCATCAGTTCGACTTCCGTGAGGTGCACGACCAGCTGCATCGGCGGCGAGATCGGACCCGTGAACGACTTGGTCACGTCACGGTTGTCCGCCGACGGCCTGTCCGCAGGGTGACCGCTGGAGTAAAACGAGCGGAAGACCCGCATAGTGACCGTGACCGTGTCGTCTGCACGCTGATTGACGTACGCGGGGATCATGAAGTCGCTGCCGTCCTTCGCCTCGACCTTGCCGATCAACAAGCGGTCCGGCTGTGCCGGGGCCGTGCCCACCGCCTCCGGCATCGTTCCCGCGGGGAGCGAGCCGCCACCGGGGAGTTCGTCCGCGCCGTGCACCGTGACGACCGTGATCGGCGAGCGCGAGGTATTGCTGCCGCCGCCGGCCAGTGTTCGCTCCACGCGATAGTAGAGGTCGATCGCGCCGGAACCGACGGCGATGATGAGGACTACGGGAAGTGAGATCGTGAGGTCTTCGGCTGGCTCCGCCTCGATGGTCAGCGACGGTACGTCGTATGTCCCATAGACCGGCGTGACGATATCGCCGATCAGGAATACCGGCGTCTCCCCATCGGCTTGCAGCCAGGGGATCGTGATCGTCGCGTTCTTCTCGGCATCTTCCGGCGGGATTTCGTTGTCGGAGCCGCCGGCGCTGGTGAGTGTCGGCGCCTCGAGGCTCTCGTTCTCGGGGGTCTCGGGGTCGGGGTCCACGCCACCGGCCTGATAGAGATTGACCTCGACGACCGCGGGCGTCTGCGCGCTGCCGGCAACCAGGTTCCCACGCAAGACATCGTAGCCGACGTCGACGGTAGCAGGAACATCCTGGCCGTCACTGTTCGCAGCCCATTCGGCGAGCAGGGCGGCGTAGGGCACGCCGATGGTCACGACCGGATCGTTGCCAATCGACGGGACGAGGACAGGGCCGATGTCCTGGCTACCCCAGTGCAGCAATACGGTGTCGCCGACGACGATGCCCGTGTTGGCAGGAATCTCCACGATCACGCCGCTGGCCGCACGGGCGTCCTCTTCGTCGATGATCTGCTCGCCAACCGGATCCTCATCATAGGCAGGCACCCCGGGCGCCTCCAAGTCCGGGATGGCGCCTTCGAGCAGCACCTCGAGTATCACGGGCTGCGACGGTAGGGAGGCGTTGCCGGCGCGGTCGCTGACGCTGTACGAGAACGCCATTCTACCGTCGGCTTGTTCTTCGATAAAACTGCGCATGAATCGCAGTTCGATGTCACTCGCACCGACGTTGACCGGATCGAGGACTTCCGAGCGGCTGTCGACCAGGCCGACGATGATGTCGCCCGGGGCGAGGTCCTTGTAGCTGGGAACGCGGGCGGCCAGGTACTCGTTGCCGTCCTCATCGCGGGACAAGGCGGCAGGGGTTACACCGTTGGTCACCACTTCGTCTGGAAACACCAACTGGCCCAGGAAGGGGAGGCCGGGAGCGGTGTAGTCGGTGATGTAGGTCTGTCCATCAGGACCCGGTTCGACACCGCCGCTTCCGGAGACGAAGGCAATCTGGTAGTTGATGCGGACGACGCCTTCCGGCACCGTCGCGCGGTCCTCCGCCGAAATCGAGATCCGCATGATCTCGTCGTCGAGAAACGCCTCGACGTCGAGCGGCGTACCTACAAGCGTGCCGTTCAAACTCACCTGGACGGTGTCACCGGCGTCGGCGTTCAGTGGCAGCGGTGCTGTCACGACGATCACCTCGTTTTTCGTGCTCGCACGGAGCAGGTTGTCCGGTCTGCCATCAGGCGGCAGCGGTGCGAGCGCCGCTGGATCGATGATGAGGGGCTCGGTATATACCTGCGTACCGATGCCCGATAGCCCGATGCCGGAATACACCGCCTTCGCCGGTAGCCGCTCGCGGCGCACCGCGGGATAACGCTTGTTGCTCGATCCGTCCATGGTCGACTCCTTTGGGGTAAAGCTCCGAGCCGGAACGTCCGGACGGGATAGACGCAGGTTAAGGTCGGGGGCGGCACGACGACCATAGACACAAGGTTGTAGGCGCGCC
This DNA window, taken from Luteibacter sp. 9135, encodes the following:
- a CDS encoding Ig-like domain-containing protein; amino-acid sequence: MQGSIVIMNNQAARPTPNLQGRHGARATDAMSPTLKLNVSKPGNQDARLPRPAIADANGDQLDLESFAGDTAITCTAWPLIAVGQKLWLAVDGILADGRATTLTLLTAANVGASDISNGLSKALPRSWLESLRTGTTIRVRLHVAFDESTEKTGSVEFRLLELTLRLAPAFYIDPAPMSLLVGGSRQRQATGGVPPYRYTSGNTRVATVGTANGLVTALSAGTTNIMASDSANHSGSYTVQVTAPEPWLDDLTTFAGPSYQGWSPGPGARSGGPAYMADGGTAFFNSTDGGGNFSGTVISRTFTVTYGASYEVVARGESGATNPAIISVYANSQPIIRSVTLNGIVSIGPATVVATGTSLKIEFSNERGTGLGNDFALRNIRIRRIA